A single genomic interval of Chloroflexota bacterium harbors:
- a CDS encoding GatB/YqeY domain-containing protein, whose translation MRDGDAARKSAIRMVRAAITNEELARSATAYQDLERAGKDVEGTQIRYQLTDQEILDVIRREIKQHRDSLDAFQKAGRQDLIAEEKAILATLESYLPKQMTREEIAAAALVVIEETGAKGPGDLGTVMRVLLPRIKDRADGRTVNEVVRDLLTR comes from the coding sequence ATGCGCGATGGCGATGCAGCGCGCAAATCGGCTATCCGCATGGTACGCGCTGCTATCACCAACGAAGAACTGGCTCGCTCTGCGACCGCCTACCAAGACTTGGAACGGGCTGGCAAGGATGTAGAGGGGACACAGATCCGATACCAACTAACTGACCAAGAAATCCTCGATGTGATCCGACGAGAGATCAAACAGCACCGCGACTCTCTGGACGCTTTTCAGAAAGCAGGGCGACAGGACCTCATTGCTGAGGAAAAGGCCATACTGGCTACTTTAGAAAGTTACTTGCCCAAGCAAATGACCAGAGAAGAGATCGCTGCGGCCGCTCTCGTAGTGATCGAGGAAACAGGGGCTAAAGGGCCAGGGGATCTGGGTACAGTCATGCGTGTGCTTTTGCCGCGAATCAAGGATCGGGCTGACGGCCGTACGGTGAATGAAGTCGTCCGGGATCTTCTGACACGTTGA
- a CDS encoding 30S ribosomal protein S21, translating to MTQIIVEKNETFEAALKRFNKKVQADRVLSEVRRRRFYEKPSVLRKKKAAAKRRKSRKQSLKNQYE from the coding sequence GTGACGCAGATTATTGTCGAAAAGAACGAGACCTTCGAGGCAGCTCTCAAGCGCTTCAACAAGAAAGTGCAAGCCGATCGGGTTCTCTCGGAGGTCCGTCGTCGCCGCTTCTATGAGAAGCCCAGCGTCCTTCGCAAGAAGAAAGCGGCGGCCAAGCGGCGCAAAAGCCGCAAGCAAAGTCTGAAGAACCAGTACGAATAA
- the eno gene encoding phosphopyruvate hydratase: protein MTLIEDIIARQILDSRGNPTVEVEVHLSGGAVGRAAVPSGASTGIHEALELRDGDRQRYCGKGVLKAVANVNEVIAEQLLGWDALDQVGIDQHMMELDGTSNKSVLGANAILGVSLAVAKAAAKALGLPLYRYLGGVNARTMPVPLFNILNGGKHATNSTDFQEFICVPVGAPTFSEALRWGAEVYQALRAVLKKKDHNTNVGDEGGFAPSLDANEEAVALIVTAIEEAGFKPGRDLYVALDPAASEFYEDGLYVLKKEGRKLRAEEMVDYYAQWVENYPIISIEDGLAQDDWEGWQSLYQRLGERVQIMGDDLLVTNVERLKMAIEKRAANAILIKPNQIGTLTETIAAIEMAKRAGWAAVISHRSGETEDATIADLAVAFNTGQIKAGAPCRSDRVAKYNQLLRIEEKLGDAAVYPGLAAFYNVKR from the coding sequence ATGACGCTGATAGAAGATATCATCGCCAGACAAATATTAGATTCGCGTGGCAACCCCACTGTGGAGGTAGAGGTACATCTATCTGGTGGTGCGGTAGGGCGCGCGGCGGTGCCCTCCGGAGCCTCCACTGGCATCCACGAGGCACTGGAGCTGCGCGACGGCGACAGACAGCGCTACTGTGGCAAGGGCGTTCTGAAAGCGGTGGCCAACGTCAATGAAGTAATTGCCGAACAGTTACTGGGTTGGGATGCCTTGGACCAGGTAGGTATAGACCAGCACATGATGGAGTTAGATGGTACGTCTAACAAAAGTGTTTTGGGTGCGAATGCTATCTTGGGGGTTTCCTTGGCAGTAGCGAAGGCTGCTGCCAAGGCGCTTGGCCTGCCCCTGTATCGTTACTTAGGCGGTGTCAACGCCCGAACTATGCCCGTGCCGCTATTCAACATTCTGAATGGTGGCAAGCATGCTACTAACAGCACCGATTTTCAAGAGTTTATATGTGTGCCAGTCGGTGCGCCTACCTTCAGCGAGGCGCTACGCTGGGGCGCAGAGGTATATCAGGCCCTCAGAGCCGTTCTGAAGAAGAAAGACCACAATACCAACGTGGGTGATGAGGGTGGCTTTGCCCCTTCGCTCGACGCCAATGAAGAGGCAGTGGCACTCATTGTAACGGCCATTGAGGAGGCGGGGTTCAAGCCAGGAAGGGACCTGTATGTCGCTCTCGACCCAGCGGCCAGCGAGTTCTACGAAGACGGCCTTTATGTGCTCAAAAAGGAGGGCCGTAAACTCCGCGCCGAGGAAATGGTAGATTACTATGCCCAGTGGGTAGAAAACTACCCTATCATCAGCATTGAGGATGGCTTGGCTCAGGATGACTGGGAGGGATGGCAATCGCTCTATCAGCGCTTGGGTGAGCGTGTGCAGATCATGGGTGACGATCTCCTGGTCACCAACGTTGAACGGCTGAAAATGGCCATCGAAAAGCGCGCCGCAAACGCCATCCTCATTAAGCCCAACCAGATTGGCACGCTGACAGAGACCATAGCGGCGATCGAAATGGCCAAGCGGGCTGGGTGGGCTGCTGTCATATCACATCGTAGTGGTGAGACCGAAGACGCAACGATCGCCGACTTGGCGGTGGCTTTTAACACCGGCCAGATCAAAGCCGGCGCTCCTTGTCGCAGTGATCGCGTTGCCAAGTATAATCAGTTATTGCGCATCGAGGAAAAACTCGGCGATGCCGCAGTGTATCCGGGTCTGGCAGCATTCTACAATGTTAAGCGTTAG
- a CDS encoding phosphotransacetylase family protein: MITLSVMSLEPFSGKSAVCVGLGHHFQRNGLKVGYMRPITTAVKRVGTRLIDEDANFMRRALGLTESAAAIWPVGLDPLVVERVLRGEGNDYARQIKEAFAIISKDKDIMIIEGGGSLVEGSMVDLPTYQIAELFHARALVVVRYDNDLVVDEILGSRTLLGDSMLGTVLNAVPQYRVDFVEKSVIPFLEKHGVPVYAVLPQQRIFLSVTVREIAEVLGGEVLCCDDRLEELVENLMVGAMSVDSALTYFRRKPNKAVITGGDRPDIQLAALETSTKCLVLTGNLYPSPIILCRAEELGVPMILVKHDTLTAVQLLEEIFGKARFHQDKKIARFERMMEERFNFARLYNALGLEPARG; this comes from the coding sequence ATGATTACATTGAGCGTTATGTCTCTAGAGCCTTTCTCTGGAAAGAGTGCCGTCTGCGTGGGTCTAGGCCACCATTTCCAGCGGAATGGCCTCAAGGTTGGCTACATGCGACCCATCACCACAGCGGTGAAGCGCGTTGGTACCCGCTTGATAGACGAGGATGCCAATTTCATGCGGCGAGCCTTGGGGCTCACGGAGTCGGCGGCTGCGATCTGGCCTGTAGGGTTGGATCCGTTGGTAGTGGAGAGGGTCCTGCGTGGCGAAGGTAATGACTACGCTCGCCAGATCAAAGAGGCTTTCGCCATTATCTCCAAGGACAAGGATATAATGATAATAGAGGGTGGGGGCAGTCTCGTGGAAGGCTCAATGGTGGATTTGCCCACTTACCAAATTGCGGAGTTATTCCATGCCCGTGCGCTGGTCGTCGTTCGGTATGACAACGACCTGGTTGTGGATGAAATCCTCGGTTCGCGGACACTGCTTGGTGATTCGATGCTGGGCACAGTACTCAATGCGGTGCCTCAATACAGAGTGGACTTCGTAGAGAAATCGGTGATCCCATTTCTGGAAAAACATGGCGTCCCCGTTTACGCTGTGCTACCCCAACAGCGGATCTTCCTCTCCGTCACCGTGCGGGAAATTGCCGAGGTGTTAGGGGGCGAAGTCCTATGCTGTGATGACCGCCTGGAGGAGTTGGTCGAAAACCTGATGGTCGGCGCCATGAGTGTAGATTCGGCACTTACCTATTTCCGCCGCAAACCGAATAAGGCAGTGATAACCGGCGGCGACCGACCTGACATTCAGTTAGCCGCTTTGGAAACTTCCACCAAGTGTCTGGTGCTCACGGGCAATTTGTATCCCAGTCCAATCATCTTGTGTCGTGCTGAGGAACTGGGTGTGCCGATGATACTGGTGAAACATGATACGCTGACCGCCGTACAACTCCTGGAGGAAATTTTCGGCAAGGCGCGCTTCCATCAGGACAAGAAGATCGCGCGTTTCGAACGCATGATGGAGGAGCGGTTCAACTTCGCGCGCTTGTACAACGCGTTGGGGTTAGAGCCGGCGAGAGGGTAA
- a CDS encoding acetate--CoA ligase encodes MLDMFFNPRSVAVVGASRDPEKLGYSVLNNIIQYKYTGNVYPINPKADEILGLKCYPTVSACPGEVDLAVIVVPNTLVLSVMEDCAKKGVRGVIIITAGFREAGLEGAKLERELVKLAEANNIRIIGPNCLGLIDTVQPLNASFAAGMPEKGTIAFTSQSGALCTAILDWALAEGIGFSRFVSLGNKADVNEVDMLEAWENDPDSRVIITYMEGLADGRKFMEIARRVTRHTPVIAVKSGKTTAGQRAVSSHTGSLAGSDRAYDAAFQQSGVLRAESIEQLFDYSLAFAYQPMLKGDQIAVVTNAGGPGIMATDALERSGLKLASLSRGTIERLRERLPAAANVYNPVDVIGDARADRYEWALDAVLKDEQVHGVIVILTPQVMTEVEETAEVIGRLAAQADKPVLACFMGEKKVRSGIRILHDYRVPNYLFPERAVGAMKAMYQHWQWTKRPEPEIVHFDIDKERVREVFNRARSEGRLTLGDAEIRDVIAAYGIRIPKSKLAKTVDEAVAYAEEIGFPVVMKIASPDILHKSDIGGVRLNVRDRDQVRDLFDLLIYRAQRYMADAQIWGVQIQEMVSGGKEVIIGMNRDPQFGPLIMFGLGGIYVEVLKDVTFRIAPVSRQEAAEMIGEIRSAHLLRGVRGERPSDLNAVADCIMRVSQMVIDFPEIMEMDINPLMVQAAGEGVVAVDMRCVLKEGGTE; translated from the coding sequence ATGCTGGACATGTTTTTCAATCCTCGTAGCGTTGCGGTTGTCGGTGCCTCCCGTGACCCCGAGAAACTGGGTTACAGCGTGCTGAACAACATTATCCAGTACAAATACACTGGCAATGTCTACCCGATCAATCCCAAGGCCGATGAAATTCTGGGCTTGAAGTGCTATCCCACAGTTTCTGCCTGTCCGGGTGAAGTAGACCTGGCTGTGATTGTAGTGCCTAACACACTCGTACTATCCGTTATGGAAGATTGCGCTAAGAAAGGTGTGCGAGGGGTGATCATCATCACCGCCGGGTTCCGTGAGGCAGGCCTCGAAGGAGCCAAACTGGAGCGAGAGTTGGTCAAACTCGCGGAAGCAAATAATATCCGCATCATCGGGCCAAACTGTCTGGGCTTAATTGACACCGTGCAGCCTCTGAACGCCTCTTTTGCCGCTGGCATGCCGGAGAAGGGCACCATTGCTTTTACCTCCCAATCGGGCGCATTATGCACGGCCATCCTCGATTGGGCTCTGGCTGAGGGAATCGGATTCTCGCGGTTCGTCAGCCTGGGCAACAAAGCGGATGTGAACGAAGTGGACATGCTGGAAGCATGGGAGAATGATCCCGATTCTCGGGTGATCATCACTTATATGGAGGGTCTGGCCGACGGACGGAAGTTCATGGAGATAGCCCGCCGCGTTACACGACATACACCGGTTATCGCAGTGAAATCTGGCAAGACCACGGCCGGACAACGGGCTGTCTCCTCACATACGGGTTCCCTCGCCGGTTCCGACAGGGCTTACGATGCTGCTTTCCAGCAGTCGGGCGTGCTGCGCGCTGAATCTATCGAACAACTTTTCGACTACTCTCTTGCCTTTGCTTATCAGCCAATGTTGAAGGGGGACCAAATCGCTGTGGTTACCAATGCGGGTGGGCCTGGGATTATGGCCACCGACGCGTTGGAGCGCAGTGGTCTCAAACTGGCTTCCTTATCACGGGGGACCATTGAACGGCTCCGGGAGAGGTTGCCTGCAGCAGCCAATGTCTATAACCCCGTGGATGTCATCGGCGACGCCCGAGCCGACCGATACGAATGGGCTCTTGATGCCGTGCTCAAAGATGAGCAGGTTCACGGCGTCATAGTGATCCTGACGCCACAGGTGATGACCGAGGTTGAAGAAACGGCGGAGGTTATCGGTCGGCTCGCTGCTCAGGCTGATAAGCCAGTATTAGCCTGTTTTATGGGCGAGAAGAAGGTGCGTTCCGGCATCCGGATACTTCACGATTACCGCGTTCCCAATTACCTTTTTCCTGAGCGAGCGGTGGGTGCAATGAAGGCTATGTACCAACACTGGCAGTGGACCAAACGCCCGGAGCCGGAGATCGTACATTTCGACATAGACAAAGAGCGAGTCCGTGAGGTCTTCAATAGAGCACGAAGCGAAGGGCGTCTGACACTTGGTGATGCGGAGATCCGCGATGTGATAGCTGCCTATGGCATCCGCATCCCGAAATCCAAATTAGCAAAGACAGTGGATGAAGCCGTGGCTTACGCCGAAGAGATCGGTTTTCCGGTGGTGATGAAAATCGCTTCGCCCGATATTTTACACAAATCAGACATCGGTGGGGTCCGTTTGAATGTGCGCGACCGCGATCAAGTGCGTGACCTGTTTGATTTGCTTATTTACCGGGCTCAGCGCTATATGGCAGATGCGCAGATCTGGGGTGTGCAGATCCAGGAGATGGTCAGTGGGGGCAAGGAAGTAATTATCGGCATGAACCGCGACCCCCAGTTCGGTCCATTAATCATGTTCGGTTTAGGCGGCATCTACGTAGAGGTACTGAAAGATGTCACCTTTCGCATTGCTCCAGTCTCCCGTCAAGAAGCAGCCGAAATGATCGGTGAGATTCGCTCTGCCCACTTGTTGCGCGGCGTGCGTGGCGAGAGACCATCGGACCTAAACGCAGTGGCCGACTGTATCATGCGCGTTTCCCAGATGGTCATAGATTTCCCCGAGATCATGGAAATGGACATCAATCCTTTGATGGTACAGGCTGCCGGGGAGGGAGTAGTGGCTGTAGATATGAGATGCGTCCTCAAAGAAGGAGGGACAGAATGA
- a CDS encoding MFS transporter yields MMSVVWQPFVLSLGGSVATIGLLESLGGFRGVIPALIQPIAGWLSDRRGRVMFIAAASALVLLAHATYIIAGTVGQWQLLLPGVILLGLGGFGAPVRDSLVAESSGTGERMRAYTEVIFAFALAGIFAALSAGFIADHWGAVIVFGLGAFLELCSLAIALRYLQEPNNGVSKRTLAFRELWPVVQRLFLPPTHMRGFYLATTMDALVWSIGAGIIYGMLRDTYHFSNTQLGILSTVASVAWAVSQIPLGRLAERWGPRLLMAISEAIGVVMMLGWLMAVHFEAFAALQLLNGLVPATWVPAVLTWVSHHVPETSRAEEMGRLSAFRGILSFPGPAIGGLIYEAVGFRGPILVNLLGAALCVFLILCLMHDTAPNIKAPSS; encoded by the coding sequence ATGATGTCTGTCGTGTGGCAACCTTTCGTCTTGAGCCTGGGTGGCTCGGTGGCCACCATCGGGTTGTTAGAGAGCCTGGGCGGCTTCCGCGGTGTGATCCCCGCACTCATCCAACCTATCGCTGGTTGGCTTTCTGACCGTCGCGGGCGGGTGATGTTCATCGCCGCTGCCAGCGCACTCGTGCTTCTGGCCCACGCCACCTACATAATAGCGGGAACCGTTGGCCAGTGGCAGTTGTTGTTGCCCGGCGTGATTTTGCTGGGTCTGGGTGGTTTCGGTGCACCAGTCCGGGATTCACTTGTAGCCGAGTCGTCGGGGACAGGGGAACGAATGCGGGCTTACACGGAGGTGATATTCGCCTTCGCACTAGCCGGAATTTTCGCTGCTTTGAGCGCGGGTTTCATCGCCGATCATTGGGGAGCAGTGATCGTGTTCGGCCTTGGCGCCTTCCTAGAACTCTGCTCCTTAGCGATCGCCTTACGCTATCTGCAAGAGCCGAATAATGGGGTATCCAAACGTACCTTGGCATTCAGGGAATTATGGCCTGTAGTCCAGCGCTTATTTCTACCGCCGACTCACATGCGAGGCTTTTACCTAGCCACCACCATGGATGCATTGGTGTGGAGTATAGGAGCCGGGATCATCTACGGTATGTTGCGCGATACGTATCATTTCAGCAACACCCAGTTGGGCATTTTGTCTACCGTCGCGTCGGTAGCCTGGGCTGTCTCCCAAATACCGTTAGGGCGACTCGCCGAACGCTGGGGACCACGCCTACTTATGGCTATATCCGAAGCGATTGGGGTGGTTATGATGCTTGGTTGGCTAATGGCAGTTCATTTCGAGGCCTTCGCTGCGCTGCAACTGCTGAATGGCCTGGTGCCAGCAACCTGGGTGCCTGCTGTTCTGACGTGGGTATCACACCACGTGCCTGAAACATCGCGTGCTGAGGAAATGGGGCGATTAAGTGCCTTCCGTGGCATCTTGTCGTTTCCGGGGCCGGCCATCGGTGGTCTAATCTATGAGGCGGTTGGGTTCCGTGGTCCTATTCTCGTGAACTTGCTCGGAGCTGCCCTGTGCGTATTTCTGATACTCTGCTTGATGCATGACACCGCGCCAAATATTAAGGCCCCCTCGTCATAG
- a CDS encoding protein-L-isoaspartate(D-aspartate) O-methyltransferase yields MVDFQIKVRGVADERVLAAMRAVPRHEFVPPEQRDSAYADHPLPIGYGQTISQPYIVALMSELLRLEPGDRVLEIGTGSGYQAAILAELTDQVYSIEIIPELATRASETLKRLGYTCIHTKQGDGYYGWEEYAPFDAIIVTCAPDHVPPPLVDQLADGGRLVIPVGPPGGYQTLWQIEKRGDQIITNNYGGVMFVPMTRGP; encoded by the coding sequence ATGGTTGATTTTCAGATCAAGGTGCGAGGCGTTGCGGACGAGAGGGTACTAGCCGCTATGCGTGCCGTGCCTCGCCACGAGTTCGTGCCCCCCGAACAACGCGATAGCGCCTACGCCGATCACCCACTACCTATTGGCTACGGCCAGACCATTTCCCAACCCTATATCGTCGCCCTGATGAGTGAACTGCTCCGGCTCGAGCCCGGTGACCGAGTGCTCGAGATCGGCACTGGCTCCGGCTACCAAGCGGCTATTCTGGCTGAATTAACCGATCAGGTGTACAGTATCGAGATCATCCCCGAACTGGCTACACGGGCATCGGAGACTCTAAAGCGTCTGGGCTATACCTGTATACACACCAAGCAAGGCGATGGCTACTATGGATGGGAAGAATATGCCCCCTTCGATGCGATCATTGTTACTTGCGCTCCGGACCACGTGCCCCCGCCCTTGGTAGACCAATTGGCAGATGGTGGTCGACTGGTCATCCCCGTGGGGCCGCCTGGGGGTTACCAGACCCTGTGGCAAATTGAGAAGCGAGGTGATCAGATCATCACCAACAACTATGGTGGTGTTATGTTTGTGCCTATGACGAGGGGGCCTTAA
- the tdh gene encoding L-threonine 3-dehydrogenase, whose translation MPNQKMRALVKPKSGPGLEMRMVDIPTIGPHDVLVKVKATSICGTDRHIYEWNAWAQSRIKPPLIIGHEFCGYVVAVGKDVTLLKEGDFVSAESHIPDTTCPVCRQGAQHICANLKILGVDTPGCFADYAVLPEICAWKNDPDLDPAIASIQEPLGNAVYTVLAEPITGKTVAVFGDGPAGLNAVAVARASGAGTIFHVGKYPFRLDIGKKLGATFSINITEPGVDVVRIILDATEGVGVDVTLEMTGNQDAITQGFAVLRKAGRFSAFGLPSGPIQLDLNNAIIFKGARVLGINGRLMWDTWYQMAGLLKSGKLDPSPVITHKIPLDDFEKGFEAMCAPDRKCGKVVMFPDPADI comes from the coding sequence ATGCCTAACCAAAAGATGAGAGCGCTGGTGAAACCGAAGTCCGGTCCCGGGCTCGAGATGCGCATGGTAGATATCCCCACCATCGGTCCTCACGACGTACTGGTGAAGGTCAAGGCGACTTCCATTTGTGGAACCGACCGCCACATCTATGAATGGAACGCGTGGGCGCAAAGTCGCATCAAACCCCCACTGATCATTGGACACGAGTTTTGCGGTTATGTAGTCGCAGTGGGCAAAGATGTAACCTTGCTCAAAGAGGGGGACTTTGTATCGGCGGAAAGCCACATCCCTGACACCACTTGTCCCGTCTGCCGCCAGGGAGCGCAGCACATTTGCGCGAACTTGAAGATCCTGGGGGTGGATACGCCGGGTTGTTTTGCTGATTACGCCGTCCTGCCCGAGATCTGCGCCTGGAAGAACGATCCCGATCTGGACCCCGCCATTGCCTCCATCCAAGAACCATTAGGCAACGCCGTCTACACGGTCCTGGCCGAACCCATTACTGGCAAAACGGTCGCTGTGTTCGGCGATGGTCCCGCTGGCTTGAATGCTGTGGCTGTGGCGCGAGCTTCCGGAGCAGGAACAATCTTTCACGTGGGAAAATATCCCTTCCGTCTGGATATTGGGAAGAAACTGGGGGCTACTTTTTCAATCAATATCACGGAACCAGGCGTGGATGTGGTCAGGATCATCCTCGATGCTACAGAGGGTGTGGGAGTGGATGTAACCTTGGAGATGACCGGCAACCAAGATGCGATTACACAAGGGTTTGCAGTGTTGCGAAAGGCTGGGCGTTTCTCCGCCTTTGGGCTGCCCTCTGGCCCTATCCAATTGGATTTGAACAACGCGATTATCTTTAAGGGGGCTAGAGTACTTGGCATCAACGGACGTCTGATGTGGGACACTTGGTACCAGATGGCTGGGCTTCTCAAATCGGGCAAATTGGACCCCTCGCCAGTAATCACCCATAAGATACCACTGGATGATTTCGAGAAGGGCTTCGAAGCGATGTGCGCGCCTGACCGTAAGTGTGGCAAAGTTGTGATGTTTCCAGATCCAGCGGATATTTAA
- a CDS encoding glycine C-acetyltransferase: MPKDKLDFIREDIAQLEESKLFINIRTMGSPVGPWMLVDSKRVLNFCTNDYLGLANHPKLKEAAKRAIDEWGVGPAAVRSIAGTQTLHLELERRLAAFKGVEASLFVQSGFCANQVAIPALVGREDVIFSDRLNHASIIDGCRLSGAKIVVYEHCDAEDAERKIRENIGNYRRGLLVTDGVFSMDGDIAPLDKLYEVAQRYNVLTMVDDAHGEGVLGRGGRGIVDHFNLHGKFDVEMGTLSKAFGVVGGSLSGKKIIIDYLRQKGRPFLFSSATTPADTAACLAAIDLLEESTELVDRLWANARYFKAEMKRLGFDIGKSETPITPVMLGEAPLAKDFSRRLFEEGVFAMAIGFPTVPRGQARIRVMISANHSREDLDQGLATFKKVGEELGVI; this comes from the coding sequence ATGCCGAAAGACAAACTGGATTTTATTCGCGAGGATATCGCGCAGTTGGAAGAGTCGAAACTTTTCATCAACATCCGTACCATGGGATCGCCTGTGGGTCCATGGATGCTAGTAGATAGCAAACGAGTGCTCAACTTCTGCACCAATGATTATTTGGGGCTGGCCAATCACCCCAAATTGAAAGAGGCAGCCAAACGGGCCATCGACGAGTGGGGCGTCGGCCCAGCAGCAGTGCGCTCTATCGCTGGTACACAAACATTACATCTCGAACTGGAGAGACGGTTGGCAGCATTCAAGGGTGTAGAGGCCTCTTTGTTTGTGCAGTCTGGTTTCTGCGCCAACCAAGTTGCGATCCCCGCATTAGTGGGCCGGGAAGATGTGATATTCTCCGACCGGTTGAACCATGCCTCTATCATTGATGGTTGCCGGCTTTCTGGTGCCAAGATCGTTGTCTATGAGCACTGCGATGCCGAAGACGCCGAGCGCAAAATCAGAGAGAATATTGGCAATTACCGACGCGGCCTGCTGGTCACAGACGGGGTTTTTAGCATGGACGGCGACATCGCTCCCTTGGATAAATTGTACGAGGTAGCACAGAGGTACAACGTGCTGACCATGGTAGATGATGCTCATGGCGAAGGTGTGCTGGGCCGAGGAGGGCGCGGCATCGTTGACCACTTCAATTTACATGGCAAATTCGACGTTGAGATGGGAACCCTTTCCAAAGCATTCGGCGTAGTAGGGGGTTCCCTTTCTGGCAAGAAAATCATCATTGATTATCTGCGACAAAAGGGGCGCCCATTCCTCTTTTCCAGCGCCACTACGCCCGCGGATACCGCCGCTTGTCTGGCAGCCATAGATCTCCTGGAAGAGTCCACAGAACTGGTGGATAGGCTGTGGGCGAATGCACGCTACTTCAAAGCGGAGATGAAACGCCTGGGCTTTGACATTGGCAAAAGCGAGACACCTATTACCCCGGTCATGTTGGGTGAAGCCCCGCTGGCGAAGGATTTCTCCAGACGGCTCTTTGAGGAGGGTGTATTTGCGATGGCCATAGGTTTCCCAACTGTTCCGAGGGGGCAGGCCCGTATCCGAGTTATGATATCAGCAAATCATAGCCGTGAGGATCTCGATCAGGGGTTAGCCACCTTCAAGAAAGTCGGTGAAGAACTGGGCGTGATTTGA
- a CDS encoding SEC-C domain-containing protein → MPTENRVTKLGRNDPCPCGSGKKYKQCCMRKEQTSRAREIGIRRDEAALDRRLFAFSQDAAQKLDLVSAFNLYWGGNYGVAGAEALGEADMLRFFDWYIHDYRTSRDRKRIIELFLEGPGRHIPAHEREVLQSWLNTHLSLYRVENVQTGTSTLYLRDVLQGHTYEVTDNTLARLASREDILVARLRGLPEEPHLSWGITLLPPWPQDLLAKQIGSAFISYRQEYATATWFEFLSSNGHLFNVYLLQAITEGRGTTRVRGHAYYDAEDAVRKLQHVQEEARRKREEALREAEAEERRKEGADERLEDLTRTAAGIILPSGVEYKPPQTT, encoded by the coding sequence TTGCCTACAGAGAATCGAGTAACTAAATTGGGACGCAACGACCCTTGCCCCTGTGGCAGTGGGAAAAAATACAAACAGTGCTGCATGAGGAAAGAGCAGACATCGAGGGCCAGAGAAATTGGCATCCGGCGCGATGAGGCGGCACTGGATCGTCGGCTTTTTGCATTCAGCCAAGACGCAGCCCAAAAACTGGATCTTGTTTCCGCTTTCAATTTATATTGGGGTGGTAACTACGGCGTGGCCGGTGCAGAGGCCCTGGGCGAAGCAGATATGCTGCGCTTTTTCGATTGGTATATCCATGATTATCGGACCAGTCGAGACCGCAAGCGGATCATCGAACTTTTCTTGGAAGGACCAGGACGCCACATACCCGCTCATGAACGCGAGGTCCTACAAAGTTGGCTGAACACGCACCTCAGTTTGTATCGCGTCGAGAACGTCCAGACAGGGACTTCCACCCTCTACCTGCGCGATGTTTTACAAGGCCACACATACGAAGTCACAGATAACACCTTGGCACGGCTGGCCAGCCGAGAGGACATATTAGTGGCCAGACTCCGTGGTCTGCCCGAAGAACCGCACTTGTCGTGGGGCATCACACTCTTGCCACCATGGCCCCAGGATTTGCTGGCCAAGCAAATCGGCAGTGCCTTCATCTCTTATCGGCAGGAATATGCGACGGCCACTTGGTTCGAATTTCTATCGTCAAATGGCCACCTTTTCAATGTGTACTTGCTACAGGCTATCACAGAAGGGCGAGGCACCACGCGGGTTCGTGGCCACGCGTACTACGACGCGGAGGATGCAGTACGGAAACTGCAACATGTGCAAGAAGAAGCACGCCGAAAAAGGGAAGAAGCACTCCGGGAAGCGGAAGCAGAAGAACGCCGCAAAGAGGGAGCAGATGAGAGATTAGAAGATCTCACCCGCACTGCAGCCGGCATTATCTTGCCCAGCGGCGTAGAGTACAAGCCACCGCAAACGACATAG
- a CDS encoding zinc ribbon domain-containing protein has product MTIPANLLHILRVTVALIGAYVALFWITLVIWTARDIHSRTRDILAQILATLIVLVFNVPGLLLYLVLRPAETLSDAYQRSLEEEALLLDIEQQFSCPGCKRRIEADYVICPHCHTKLKGKCAHCGRLLNLNWDICPYCGQSI; this is encoded by the coding sequence ATGACTATACCTGCTAATCTCCTCCACATCTTGCGCGTCACTGTCGCTTTGATCGGCGCTTACGTCGCTCTCTTTTGGATCACCTTAGTGATCTGGACGGCACGCGACATCCATTCACGCACTCGTGACATCCTGGCGCAAATTCTGGCCACACTCATCGTATTGGTGTTCAATGTACCCGGACTATTGCTCTACCTGGTTCTACGGCCAGCCGAAACGCTCAGTGATGCCTACCAACGTTCTTTGGAAGAGGAGGCATTGCTTCTGGATATTGAACAGCAGTTTAGTTGTCCCGGCTGCAAGAGGCGCATTGAGGCGGATTACGTGATCTGCCCTCATTGCCATACCAAACTCAAGGGGAAATGCGCCCACTGTGGGCGACTGCTTAATCTGAATTGGGATATCTGTCCTTATTGTGGGCAAAGTATTTAG